The Scyliorhinus canicula chromosome 13, sScyCan1.1, whole genome shotgun sequence genome contains a region encoding:
- the ppp1r2 gene encoding protein phosphatase inhibitor 2 isoform X2: protein MTLVDINHNSICMLCSKKSQKWDEMNILATYHPEGKDYGLMKIDEPSTPYNRMVEGDDDEAAISDSESNVNITAEILAKKLTAAEGINPKIFEPKEESSEDEEELTPEEQENKKQFEMKRKMHYNEGMNIKLARQLIANELEDAEDEDNTKRARDLEEDFEDTDADLSENEDLDS from the exons ATGACCCTGGTGGATATTAATCACAATTCAATATGCATGCTTTGCAGTAAGAAGTCACAGAAATGGGATGAAATGAACATTCTTGCCACGTATCATCCAGAAGGAAAGGACTATGGACTAATGAAAATTGATGAGCCCAGTACACCATACAACAG GATGGTAGAAGGAGATGATGATGAAGCTGCAATAAGTGACTCTGAATCAAATGTAAATATTACGGCAGAAATACTAGCAAAAAA ACTTACAGCAGCTGAGGGAATTAATCCTAAAATCTTTGAGCCCAAGGAAGAAAGTAGCGAAGATGAGGAAGAATTAACTCCAGAAGAACAAG aaaacAAGAAGCAGTTTGAGATGAAGAGAAAAATGCATTACAATGAAGGCATGAATATCAAATTGGCAAGACAGCTAATTGCCAATGAACTAGAAGATGCTGAAGATGAAGATAACACGAAAAGAGCTCGAGATCTAGAAGAGGACTTTGAAG ATACCGATGCAGATCTTTCTGAAAATGAGGACCTTGATTCATAG
- the ppp1r2 gene encoding protein phosphatase inhibitor 2 isoform X1 produces the protein MTLVDINHNSICMLCSKKSQKWDEMNILATYHPEGKDYGLMKIDEPSTPYNRMVEGDDDEAAISDSESNVNITAEILAKKLTAAEGINPKIFEPKEESSEDEEELTPEEQENKKQFEMKRKMHYNEGMNIKLARQLIANELEDAEDEDNTKRARDLEEDFEGQKLNIYSQPFKCRSPW, from the exons ATGACCCTGGTGGATATTAATCACAATTCAATATGCATGCTTTGCAGTAAGAAGTCACAGAAATGGGATGAAATGAACATTCTTGCCACGTATCATCCAGAAGGAAAGGACTATGGACTAATGAAAATTGATGAGCCCAGTACACCATACAACAG GATGGTAGAAGGAGATGATGATGAAGCTGCAATAAGTGACTCTGAATCAAATGTAAATATTACGGCAGAAATACTAGCAAAAAA ACTTACAGCAGCTGAGGGAATTAATCCTAAAATCTTTGAGCCCAAGGAAGAAAGTAGCGAAGATGAGGAAGAATTAACTCCAGAAGAACAAG aaaacAAGAAGCAGTTTGAGATGAAGAGAAAAATGCATTACAATGAAGGCATGAATATCAAATTGGCAAGACAGCTAATTGCCAATGAACTAGAAGATGCTGAAGATGAAGATAACACGAAAAGAGCTCGAGATCTAGAAGAGGACTTTGAAG GTCAGAAACTAAACATTTACTCTCAACCATTCAAATGTAGAAGCCCATGGTAG